The Benincasa hispida cultivar B227 chromosome 11, ASM972705v1, whole genome shotgun sequence genome has a segment encoding these proteins:
- the LOC120090847 gene encoding uncharacterized protein LOC120090847, giving the protein MIDTRGGLATWEQFKECFYEKYFSVNTIYNKQAEFLNLKQRVMSVEEYEQEFDKLSHFFLELVATKATRTESFVQGLRSGLRGMVHALDLKTYATVLRTTVRIDIDSQEGEEYNKLFGIRASTGQKRKADQKASESQQRKLVTIKEEKSICNSCGKCH; this is encoded by the coding sequence ATGATTGATACTAGAGGGGGACTTGCAACCTGGGAGCAGTTTAAGGAGTGTTTTtacgaaaaatatttttcagtcAACACCATATACAACAAGCAGGCAGAGTTCTTGAATTTGAAACAGAGAGTTATGTCAGTAGAGGAATATGAGCAGGAATTTGATAAATTGTCCCACTTTTTCCTTGAGCTGGTAGCCACCAAGGCAACGAGGACAGAAAGCTTCGTTCAAGGCTTGAGAAGCGGATTACGAGGTATGGTTCATGCTCTTGACCTTAAAACCTATGCTACAGTACTGCGGACCACCGTGAGGATTGATATTGACTCCCAGGAGGGAGAAGAGTACAACAAGTTGTTCGGAATTAGGGCCTCTACGGGGCAGAAAAGAAAAGCAGACCAGAAGGCTTCTGAGTCTCAGCAAAGGAAACTTGTAACTATTAAAGAGGAAAAGTCAATCTGTAACTCATGCGGAAAGTGTCACTAG
- the LOC120091251 gene encoding 14 kDa zinc-binding protein, with the protein MINEDIKPRTRLSVLSSHISHSLSISMASSEQEAALAAVPSDSPTIFDKIINKEIPSKVVFEDDKVLAFRDIAPQAPTHILIIPKVKDGLSGLSKAEERHTEILGHLLYTAKLIAKQEGLDDGFRVVINDGPSGCQSVYHLHVHLLGGRQMNWPPG; encoded by the exons ATGATCAATGAAGATATAAAACCCAGGACTCGACTCTCAGTTCTGAGCTCCCACATTTCCCACTCTCTTTCAATTTCCATGGCATCCTCCGAGCAGGAAGCGGCTCTTGCAGCCGTTCCTTCCGATTCCCCCACCAT ATTTGACAAAATCATTAATAAGGAAATTCCATCTAAGGTGGTCTTTGAGGATGACAAG GTCCTTGCTTTTAGGGACATAGCACCACAAGCTCCTACACATATTCTAATCATTCCAAAAGTTAAGGATGGGTTATCTGGATTATCTAAG GCTGAGGAGAGGCACACGGAGATTCTCGGCCACCTTCTTTACACTGCCAAGCTCATTGCCAAACAAGAAGGGTTAGACGATGGCTTTAGGGTCGTAATTAACGATGGACCAAGTGGAT GTCAATCGGTTTATCATCTTCATGTTCACCTTTTGGGGGGACGACAAATGAATTGGCCCCCAGGTTAA